The Streptococcus viridans genome includes a window with the following:
- a CDS encoding metal-sulfur cluster assembly factor, translating into MSYTTEEIEQIKNRILENLEQVIDPELGIDIVNLGLVYEIRFDGETGETEIDMTLTTMGCPLADLLTDQIYDALTGMEEVTKVDVKLVWYPAWTVEKMSRYARIALGIK; encoded by the coding sequence ATGAGTTATACGACAGAAGAAATCGAACAAATTAAAAACCGTATTCTTGAAAATCTAGAGCAGGTCATCGATCCTGAATTAGGGATTGATATTGTCAACCTTGGTTTGGTCTACGAAATTCGGTTTGATGGTGAAACTGGTGAAACAGAAATCGATATGACCCTAACCACCATGGGTTGCCCATTGGCAGACTTGCTGACGGACCAGATTTATGATGCCTTAACGGGAATGGAAGAAGTGACCAAGGTCGATGTGAAACTGGTCTGGTATCCAGCTTGGACGGTTGAGAAGATGAGCCGCTATGCGCGGATTGCATTGGGAATTAAATAA
- a CDS encoding ABC transporter ATP-binding protein — protein sequence MNQYPLVYLDHVQKVYGKHIALGDVSVNIQPGRIIGLLGPNGSGKTTIIKLVNGLLQPTSGNVYIHGQVPSAKTKQVVSYLPDTTYLDENMKISETLRFFQDFYKDFNAQRAYQLLNDLHLHPEQKLKQLSKGNKEKVQLILVMSREADLYILDEPIGGVDPAARDYILRTIIQNRRPNSSVLISTHLIADVEQVLDEALFINQGRILLHENTTVLRNQYGKSIDEIFREQFRMY from the coding sequence ATGAATCAGTACCCTTTGGTCTACTTAGACCATGTTCAGAAAGTGTATGGTAAACATATTGCCTTAGGTGATGTGAGTGTCAATATTCAACCGGGTCGTATCATTGGTTTGTTAGGACCAAACGGAAGTGGGAAAACTACCATTATTAAATTAGTGAATGGGCTCTTGCAACCAACTTCTGGTAATGTCTACATCCATGGCCAAGTACCTTCTGCAAAAACCAAACAAGTCGTTTCTTATTTGCCAGATACAACTTATTTGGATGAAAATATGAAGATTTCGGAAACCCTTCGTTTCTTCCAAGACTTCTATAAGGATTTCAATGCTCAACGTGCTTATCAATTGTTGAATGATTTACATTTGCACCCAGAGCAAAAATTGAAACAACTCTCTAAAGGGAATAAGGAAAAAGTTCAATTAATTTTGGTCATGAGCCGTGAAGCGGATTTGTACATTCTTGATGAACCTATTGGTGGAGTGGACCCTGCTGCGCGTGATTACATTCTTAGAACCATCATTCAAAATCGTCGTCCAAACTCATCAGTATTGATTTCAACCCACTTGATTGCGGACGTTGAACAAGTCTTGGATGAAGCGCTCTTTATCAATCAAGGTCGTATTCTGTTGCATGAAAACACAACTGTTCTTCGCAACCAATACGGTAAATCGATTGATGAGATCTTCCGTGAACAATTTAGAATGTATTAG
- a CDS encoding ABC transporter ATP-binding protein codes for MFGKLMKYELKATYKWYLIISGVLAILSIFAGLLASSVITGAATYTANTTYTIVGIIVLVIFAGYIGLTLTNYIIIIRRFYNNIFGREGYLTWTLPTGSHTVLLVKVTSALIWSIFCFISLILSLLIFLGVIGLAQQKNIFEELGPVFEHIGSSLIWQSLLFQVLATISGILMLYCAISLGQLFINNRIVMAFVFGFILWVVLSIIGRLFPSISISELSRTATMSSDTLSDVLVVNFIPAYIYELVKIVAMYFTVHYVTKFKLNLQ; via the coding sequence ATGTTTGGGAAATTAATGAAATATGAATTAAAAGCAACCTATAAGTGGTATCTCATTATTTCGGGTGTGCTTGCTATTCTCTCCATTTTTGCTGGTTTATTAGCTTCTAGTGTTATAACTGGGGCAGCGACTTATACAGCAAATACAACTTATACAATTGTGGGAATTATTGTCCTGGTTATTTTTGCAGGTTACATTGGCTTGACCTTGACCAACTATATTATTATTATTCGTCGTTTTTATAACAATATTTTTGGTCGTGAAGGTTATTTGACCTGGACATTGCCAACTGGATCTCATACTGTTTTACTTGTAAAAGTAACATCTGCTTTGATCTGGAGTATTTTCTGTTTTATTAGCTTGATTCTTTCTTTGCTTATTTTCTTAGGAGTGATAGGCCTCGCTCAACAAAAGAATATCTTTGAGGAGCTTGGTCCAGTGTTCGAACATATTGGGTCATCTCTTATTTGGCAAAGCTTGCTATTTCAAGTGTTAGCGACTATTTCAGGTATTTTAATGCTCTACTGTGCCATCTCACTGGGTCAGCTCTTCATTAACAATCGTATCGTGATGGCCTTCGTCTTTGGATTTATCCTTTGGGTCGTTCTCAGTATCATTGGAAGATTGTTCCCTTCTATATCTATTTCAGAACTTTCAAGAACTGCAACTATGTCTTCTGATACCCTTAGTGATGTCTTGGTTGTTAACTTTATTCCAGCCTATATCTATGAGCTAGTAAAAATTGTAGCGATGTACTTTACCGTTCATTATGTAACAAAATTCAAATTGAACTTGCAATAA
- a CDS encoding DNA polymerase III subunit alpha, whose product MITQLDTKSVYTFMDSLVSIRDYIQRAKEMGYQQIGLMDIDNLYGGYEFLEECQKAGMGAILGLDLEVELPVGPLSIRLIALGTKGYKHLIKISSMKMMGTTDWSAFQHFLEDIAIIVPYFEGIEYLDLGQDFAIGVFPDTPAKQFSRPVFPLHTVRYFSTSDLESLQMLHAIRNNCSLKEVGAVDTSMMFLPPEELERAFAHNYPDSISYLEKTLAAVHYEIDTQLKLPRFNPEKPAVEELCELAEEGLRSKGLDQTVYQERLRHELAVIHQMGFDDYFLIVWDLLRFGRSQGYYMGMGRGSAVGSLVAYALDITGIDPVKNNLLFERFLNLERYTMPDIDIDIPDVYRPKFIQYVKNRYRSPHVAQIVTFSTFGAKQAIRDVFKRFGTPEYELTNLTKRIGLRDTLASAYEKNLAFRQAIQSRPEYRKGFEIAKRIEGQPRQTSIHAAGVVMSGEDLTNQIPIKMGEEMNLTQYDAHGVEANGLLKMDFLGLRNLTFAQRMQEAVKEKYQKDIKIEDIPLEDPETIALFAAGNTKGIFQFEQAGAIRLLRRVQPNCFEEIVATTSLNRPGASDYIDNFVKRKHGKEKVDMIDPSLEGILAPTYGIMLYQEQVMQVAQTFAGFSLGKADILRRAMGKKNVAEMHRMEDDFIKGAVVLGHSAEKAKQVFAIMEKFAGYGFNRSHAYAYSALAFQLAYFKVHYPDVFFDIMLNYSSSDYLTDALQFDFQVAPLTINTIPYKDKFQDQKIYLGMKNIKGLPKDLSYWIIDQRPFESIEDFILRLPSQYHKLPLLTPLVELGLFDCFEKNRRKVLQNLPNLFVFADELGSLFGEANYSWMDAEDYSKAEKYEMEQRVIGVGLSPHPLVEIVAASSKPTRPIASLSEGEQATILVEVQSIRTIRTKNGENMAFLQVSDLQKKMDVTLFPDTYRHYSSKIREKGYYYLKGKVQSRDGRLQMVLMEAEEATNQRFWIQLFDHQEDRAVLDILKAYPGPYPVVIRYEEEKKTIQLKGVSVQKNEKLENELSSIAMKTIYR is encoded by the coding sequence GTGATTACACAACTGGACACAAAATCGGTTTATACCTTTATGGACAGTTTAGTCTCTATTCGAGACTATATTCAGCGTGCCAAAGAAATGGGTTACCAACAAATTGGTCTCATGGACATAGATAATTTATATGGGGGCTACGAGTTTTTAGAAGAGTGTCAAAAAGCTGGTATGGGGGCTATCCTAGGTCTTGATTTGGAGGTCGAGTTACCGGTGGGTCCTTTATCTATCCGTTTGATTGCATTAGGAACCAAAGGCTATAAACATTTAATCAAGATTTCCAGCATGAAAATGATGGGGACAACAGACTGGTCGGCTTTCCAACACTTTTTGGAGGATATAGCCATCATCGTTCCCTATTTTGAAGGGATTGAGTATTTAGACTTGGGCCAAGACTTTGCGATTGGTGTCTTTCCAGATACTCCAGCGAAACAGTTTTCCCGTCCTGTTTTCCCACTCCATACGGTCCGCTATTTTTCTACGAGTGATTTGGAGAGTCTTCAGATGCTCCACGCTATTCGTAATAATTGCAGTCTGAAGGAAGTAGGAGCTGTTGACACTTCTATGATGTTCCTGCCACCAGAAGAGTTGGAGCGGGCCTTTGCTCATAATTATCCAGATAGTATTTCTTATCTAGAGAAGACCCTTGCGGCTGTTCATTATGAGATTGATACGCAATTAAAGCTTCCCCGTTTTAATCCAGAGAAGCCTGCTGTCGAGGAATTATGTGAATTGGCTGAAGAAGGTTTGAGAAGCAAGGGGCTGGACCAGACGGTTTACCAAGAGCGTTTGCGTCATGAATTAGCTGTCATCCATCAGATGGGCTTTGATGACTACTTCTTGATTGTCTGGGATTTATTACGGTTTGGTCGAAGCCAAGGTTACTATATGGGGATGGGCCGTGGATCAGCAGTTGGAAGTCTAGTAGCCTATGCCTTGGATATCACAGGGATTGATCCAGTCAAGAACAATCTCCTCTTTGAGCGTTTTTTGAACTTAGAGCGCTATACCATGCCAGATATTGATATTGATATTCCAGATGTCTATCGTCCTAAATTTATCCAGTATGTTAAAAATCGCTACCGCAGTCCTCATGTGGCTCAAATTGTGACCTTCTCAACTTTTGGAGCGAAACAAGCCATTCGAGATGTCTTTAAGAGATTTGGAACCCCAGAGTATGAGTTAACCAACCTTACCAAGCGGATTGGCTTACGGGACACCTTAGCCTCTGCTTATGAAAAGAATTTAGCCTTCCGTCAAGCCATCCAAAGTCGTCCAGAATACCGTAAGGGGTTTGAAATTGCGAAGAGGATTGAAGGGCAACCGCGTCAGACGTCGATTCATGCGGCAGGTGTCGTCATGAGTGGAGAAGACCTCACCAATCAAATTCCGATCAAGATGGGTGAGGAGATGAACCTGACCCAATATGATGCCCATGGTGTTGAAGCAAATGGCTTGCTCAAGATGGACTTCTTAGGACTGCGAAATTTAACCTTTGCTCAACGGATGCAGGAAGCAGTGAAGGAAAAATATCAAAAGGATATTAAAATCGAGGATATTCCTCTAGAAGATCCAGAAACGATTGCTTTATTTGCTGCGGGAAATACCAAGGGAATCTTCCAGTTTGAGCAAGCAGGAGCTATCCGTTTATTAAGACGGGTTCAACCCAACTGTTTTGAGGAGATTGTTGCGACCACATCTTTGAACCGGCCTGGGGCTAGTGACTATATTGATAATTTCGTCAAACGCAAGCATGGCAAAGAGAAGGTCGATATGATTGATCCTAGTTTGGAAGGCATTCTAGCACCAACATATGGCATCATGCTCTATCAGGAGCAAGTCATGCAGGTGGCCCAGACCTTTGCTGGCTTTAGTCTAGGAAAAGCCGATATCCTCAGACGGGCCATGGGGAAAAAGAACGTGGCAGAAATGCATCGAATGGAAGATGACTTTATCAAGGGGGCTGTCGTGCTTGGGCATAGTGCAGAAAAAGCCAAGCAAGTCTTTGCCATTATGGAAAAATTTGCTGGCTATGGCTTCAACCGTTCCCATGCCTATGCCTACTCAGCCTTGGCCTTCCAATTGGCTTACTTTAAAGTCCATTATCCAGATGTCTTTTTTGACATTATGCTCAACTACTCTAGTAGTGATTACTTGACTGATGCGCTCCAATTTGACTTCCAAGTAGCTCCTTTGACCATTAATACCATTCCTTATAAGGATAAGTTCCAAGATCAGAAGATTTATCTAGGAATGAAAAATATCAAAGGTCTCCCAAAAGATCTATCCTATTGGATTATTGACCAACGTCCCTTTGAGAGCATTGAAGATTTTATCTTGCGCTTGCCTAGCCAGTATCACAAACTTCCTCTCTTAACGCCACTGGTAGAATTGGGCTTGTTTGACTGCTTTGAAAAGAATCGCAGAAAAGTCCTTCAGAACCTTCCTAACCTATTTGTCTTTGCGGATGAACTGGGGAGTTTGTTTGGGGAAGCCAATTATTCCTGGATGGATGCCGAGGATTATAGCAAGGCTGAGAAGTATGAAATGGAGCAGAGGGTCATTGGTGTCGGTCTTAGCCCACATCCTCTGGTGGAAATTGTAGCTGCAAGTAGCAAACCGACTCGACCGATCGCCTCTTTAAGCGAAGGAGAACAGGCCACTATCCTGGTTGAAGTTCAATCGATCCGGACCATCCGAACCAAAAATGGAGAAAATATGGCCTTTTTACAAGTTTCCGACCTCCAAAAGAAGATGGATGTCACTCTTTTTCCTGATACTTATCGCCACTATAGCTCAAAAATAAGAGAGAAGGGCTATTACTATCTTAAAGGAAAAGTGCAATCTAGAGATGGTCGTCTTCAGATGGTTTTAATGGAAGCAGAAGAAGCCACCAATCAGCGTTTTTGGATTCAATTGTTTGATCACCAGGAGGACCGGGCAGTCTTAGATATTTTAAAAGCTTATCCAGGTCCTTATCCTGTCGTTATTCGCTATGAAGAGGAGAAAAAGACCATTCAATTAAAAGGAGTTTCCGTCCAGAAAAACGAGAAGTTAGAAAATGAGCTGTCAAGTATTGCTATGAAAACGATTTATCGATAA
- the pfkA gene encoding 6-phosphofructokinase yields MKRIAVLTSGGDAPGMNAAIRAVVRQAISEGMEVFGIYNGYAGMVAGDIHQLDASSVGDIISRGGTMLHSARYPEFAEREGQLKGIEQLKKHGIEGVVVIGGDGSYHGAMRLTEHGFPAVGLPGTIDNDIVGTDFTIGFDTAVTTVMDAIDKIRDTSSSHHRTFVIEVMGRHAGDIALWSGIASGADEIIIPEEGFAIEDVVESIKKGYEKGRTHNIIVLAEGVMSAAEFGKALKDAGDTSDLRVTELGHIQRGGSPTARDRVLASRLGAHAVKLLKAGIGGVAVGIRNEQMVENPILGSAEEGALFSLTEDGKIKVNNPHKADLNLAELNRSLSSI; encoded by the coding sequence ATGAAACGTATTGCTGTTTTAACCAGTGGAGGAGATGCCCCTGGAATGAATGCTGCTATCCGTGCAGTTGTTCGCCAAGCAATTTCTGAAGGAATGGAAGTATTTGGTATCTATAATGGATACGCTGGTATGGTTGCTGGTGATATCCATCAATTGGATGCTTCATCAGTTGGAGATATTATTTCTCGTGGTGGAACGATGCTTCATTCAGCTCGCTATCCTGAATTTGCTGAACGCGAAGGTCAATTAAAAGGGATCGAGCAGTTGAAGAAACATGGAATCGAAGGTGTTGTCGTTATCGGTGGTGATGGATCATACCACGGAGCGATGCGTTTGACTGAACATGGCTTCCCAGCTGTAGGACTTCCTGGAACAATTGATAATGATATCGTTGGTACAGATTTTACAATCGGGTTTGATACAGCAGTTACAACTGTTATGGACGCGATTGATAAGATCCGCGATACCTCATCTAGTCACCATCGTACTTTCGTTATCGAGGTAATGGGACGTCACGCAGGGGATATTGCCCTTTGGTCTGGTATTGCTTCTGGTGCGGATGAAATTATCATTCCAGAAGAAGGCTTTGCTATCGAAGATGTCGTTGAGAGTATCAAGAAGGGCTACGAAAAAGGTCGTACACACAACATCATCGTTCTTGCTGAAGGTGTGATGTCAGCTGCTGAATTTGGTAAAGCCTTGAAAGATGCTGGAGATACAAGCGATCTTCGTGTAACAGAACTTGGACATATCCAACGTGGTGGTTCACCAACTGCGCGTGACCGTGTTCTTGCTTCACGTTTGGGTGCACATGCTGTTAAGTTGTTGAAAGCTGGTATCGGTGGCGTAGCTGTTGGTATCCGCAATGAACAAATGGTGGAAAACCCAATTCTTGGTAGTGCAGAAGAAGGTGCCCTCTTTAGCTTAACTGAAGATGGTAAGATTAAAGTGAACAACCCTCACAAGGCTGACTTGAACCTTGCAGAGTTGAACCGTAGCTTATCTTCTATTTAA
- the pyk gene encoding pyruvate kinase: MNKRVKIVATLGPAVEIRGGKKFGDDGYWGEKLDVEASAENIAQLIEAGANTFRFNFSHGDHQEQGDRMATVKLAEKLAGKKVGFLLDTKGPEIRTELFEGDAKEYSYKTGEKIRVATKQGIKSTREVIALNVAGGLDIYDDVEVGHQVLVDDGKLGLRIFAKDDETREFEVVVENDGIIAKQKGVNIPNTKIPFPALAERDNDDIRFGLEQGINFIAISFVRTAKDVNEVRAICEETGNGHVQLFAKIENQQGIDNLDEIIEAADGIMIARGDMGIEVPFEMVPVYQKMIITKVNAAGKVVITATNMLETMTEKPRATRSEVSDVFNAVIDGTDATMLSGESANGKYPLESVTTMATIDKNAQTLLNEYGRLNSDTFERNSKTEVMASAVKDATNSMNIKLVVTLTKTGHTARLISKYRPNADILALTFDELTERGLMLNWGVIPMLTDAPSSTDDMFEIAERKAVEAGLVESGDDIVIVAGVPLGEAVRTNTMRIRTVR; encoded by the coding sequence ATGAACAAACGTGTAAAAATCGTTGCAACCTTAGGTCCTGCGGTAGAAATCCGTGGTGGTAAAAAATTCGGTGATGACGGATACTGGGGTGAAAAACTTGACGTTGAAGCATCAGCTGAAAACATTGCTCAATTGATCGAAGCTGGAGCAAACACTTTCCGTTTCAACTTCTCACACGGTGACCACCAAGAACAAGGTGACCGTATGGCAACTGTTAAACTCGCAGAAAAACTTGCAGGTAAAAAAGTTGGATTCCTTCTCGATACTAAAGGTCCAGAAATCCGTACTGAATTGTTCGAAGGCGATGCTAAAGAGTACTCATACAAGACTGGTGAAAAGATCCGTGTTGCGACTAAACAAGGTATCAAATCAACTCGTGAAGTGATTGCTTTGAACGTTGCTGGTGGTCTTGATATCTACGATGATGTTGAAGTTGGTCATCAAGTCTTGGTTGACGATGGTAAATTGGGTCTTCGTATTTTCGCTAAAGACGATGAAACTCGTGAATTTGAAGTAGTTGTTGAAAATGACGGTATTATTGCTAAGCAGAAAGGTGTGAACATCCCTAACACGAAAATTCCTTTCCCAGCTCTTGCTGAACGCGATAACGATGATATCCGTTTTGGTTTGGAACAAGGTATCAACTTCATCGCGATCTCATTCGTACGTACTGCAAAAGACGTGAACGAAGTTCGTGCCATCTGTGAAGAAACTGGTAACGGTCATGTTCAATTGTTTGCGAAAATCGAAAACCAACAAGGTATCGATAACTTGGATGAAATCATTGAAGCTGCTGACGGTATCATGATCGCTCGTGGTGATATGGGTATCGAAGTACCATTCGAAATGGTTCCAGTTTACCAAAAAATGATCATCACTAAAGTGAACGCAGCAGGTAAAGTTGTTATCACAGCAACAAACATGCTTGAAACAATGACTGAAAAACCACGTGCAACTCGTTCAGAAGTATCAGACGTATTTAACGCTGTTATCGACGGAACTGATGCTACAATGCTTTCAGGTGAGTCTGCAAACGGTAAATACCCACTTGAGTCAGTAACAACAATGGCTACAATTGACAAGAACGCACAAACTCTTCTTAACGAATACGGACGTTTGAACTCAGATACTTTCGAACGTAACTCTAAGACAGAAGTTATGGCTTCAGCTGTTAAAGACGCTACTAACTCAATGAATATCAAATTGGTTGTAACTTTGACTAAGACTGGTCACACTGCACGTTTGATTTCTAAATACCGTCCAAATGCTGACATCTTGGCATTGACATTTGACGAATTGACTGAACGTGGATTGATGTTGAACTGGGGTGTTATCCCAATGTTGACAGATGCTCCATCATCAACTGACGATATGTTCGAAATCGCAGAACGTAAAGCAGTAGAAGCAGGTCTTGTAGAATCTGGTGACGATATCGTTATCGTTGCAGGTGTGCCACTTGGCGAAGCTGTTCGTACAAACACAATGCGTATCCGTACAGTACGTTAA